A region from the Dendropsophus ebraccatus isolate aDenEbr1 chromosome 1, aDenEbr1.pat, whole genome shotgun sequence genome encodes:
- the LOC138768735 gene encoding beta-1,3-galactosyltransferase 2-like, translating to MNVRLCSGKVYVLFILIILMFFSGYLVHYESKLELINKWIPSSLTFQERERRVNNLTYPAFQHPLAPPYPYPYKFLINQADKCKNRNPFIVVIIFGECHDIESRNTIRETWGNESLYDVDMVFLFLVGLPTVVPDQTQWLLEEESVLFGDIIQQNFMDTYYNLTLKTLMAMEWVTKFCPSASYVMKIDNDMFLNVDYLVHTILHPDLPAHVDYFTGHIVSNTGPLRDKAYKWYVPVEIYPNDTYPPYCAGPGYLFSSDLAKKIYDVSQEIRVIPMEDVFMGICLYELHIPPTEPPPDKFIAFKWDYDLCLFKNVVMVHHYAGTELRTVWADFWANRNRKC from the coding sequence ATGAATGTCCGACTCTGCTCAGGGAAAGTCTATgtcttatttattttaataatctTAATGTTTTTCTCTGGGTATCTGGTCCACTATGAAAGTAAACTGGAACTTATTAATAAATGGATTCCAAGTTCTTTAACATTTCAGGAGAGAGAAAGACGTGTAAACAACCTGACTTACCCAGCCTTCCAGCACCCTCTTGCTCCTCCGTACCCCTACCCATACAAGTTCCTTATAAATCAGGCGGACAAGTGCAAGAACCGGAATCCTTTCATTGTTGTAATAATCTTTGGTGAATGTCATGACATAGAGTCTAGAAACACAATCCGGGAGACGTGGGGCAATGAAAGTCTTTATGATGTTGATATGGTCTTCCTTTTTCTGGTGGGTCTACCTACAGTTGTTCCTGACCAAACCCAGTGGTTGTTGGAGGAAGAAAGTGTGCTCTTCGGGGACATCATCCAACAAAACTTCATGGACACCTATTACAACTTGACCCTCAAAACCTTAATGGCTATGGAATGGGTGACCAAATTTTGTCCTTCTGCCAGTTATGTCATGAAGATAGACAATGACATGTTTCTTAATGTAGACTATTTGGTCCATACGATTCTTCATCCAGACTTACCTGCTCATGTGGATTACTTCACAGGACACATAGTCTCCAACACTGGACCATTGAGGGATAAGGCTTATAAATGGTACGTACCTGTAGAAATCTATCCAAATGACACTTACCCACCCTACTGTGCAGGTCCGGGATATCTATTTTCATCTGATTTGGCAAAAAAGATCTATGATGTCTCCCAAGAAATTAGGGTCATCCCCATGGAAGATGTCTTCATGGGAATTTGTTTGTATGAGCTCCATATTCCACCTACCGAACCACCTCCAGATAAATTTATAGCCTTCAAGTGGGATTACGACCTTTGCCTATTTAAGAATGTTGTCATGGTGCACCATTATGCTGGAACAGAGCTACGGACTGTATGGGCAGACTTCTGGGCTAATAGAAATCGGAAATGTTAA